Proteins co-encoded in one Agrobacterium cucumeris genomic window:
- a CDS encoding transporter substrate-binding domain-containing protein, with amino-acid sequence MKLSLIATASALALTLISTAHAEDTIKIATEGVYPPFNYVEGGKLTGFDVDIANALCEKAKLKCEIVTQEWDGMIPALVAHKFDAIVASMNITEERKKKIDFTAKYYDTPAKFMAPKDAKVTDISPAALAGKTIGVQGSTTQQNFLEAKYKDSTIKTYTTVDDASADLAAGRLDVVLSDKILLDEWLKKSSDGSCCELVGDDLRDPLFGAGKGVGVRKEDTALREKLDAALKEILADGSYKTINAKYFPFSIY; translated from the coding sequence ATGAAACTCTCGCTTATCGCTACTGCCAGCGCGCTGGCGCTCACGCTGATTTCTACCGCGCACGCGGAAGACACAATCAAGATCGCCACCGAGGGCGTCTACCCTCCGTTCAACTATGTCGAAGGCGGCAAGCTGACCGGCTTTGACGTCGACATCGCCAACGCGCTCTGCGAAAAGGCGAAGCTCAAGTGCGAGATCGTCACTCAGGAATGGGACGGCATGATCCCCGCTCTTGTCGCGCACAAGTTCGACGCCATTGTCGCTTCGATGAACATCACCGAAGAGCGCAAGAAGAAGATCGACTTCACCGCGAAATACTACGACACGCCTGCGAAGTTCATGGCTCCGAAGGATGCCAAGGTCACCGATATCTCGCCCGCCGCTCTCGCCGGCAAAACGATCGGGGTCCAGGGGTCGACGACGCAGCAGAATTTCCTTGAAGCGAAATACAAAGATTCCACGATCAAGACCTACACAACCGTTGATGATGCAAGCGCCGACCTGGCCGCTGGTCGCCTTGATGTTGTCCTGTCCGACAAGATCCTGCTCGACGAATGGCTCAAGAAGTCGTCGGACGGGTCCTGCTGCGAACTGGTCGGCGACGATCTGCGTGACCCGTTGTTTGGCGCCGGCAAGGGTGTTGGTGTCCGCAAGGAGGATACGGCACTGCGTGAGAAGCTCGATGCCGCGCTGAAGGAAATCCTCGCCGATGGTAGCTACAAGACCATCAATGCGAAGTATTTCCCCTTCTCGATTTATTGA
- a CDS encoding ABC transporter permease has translation MNFELLSNYGPKILWGLVVTLQLVLTSALIGAVFALPLAIVRNSSYAIPRYLAKAYIVFFRGTPLLGQIFLIYYGAGQIRSELTALGVWWLFRDAYFCALFAFTLNTIAYQAEILRGALSSLPRGQLEAANSLGLSQTTTFFQILLPQAMIIALRPLGNELILSLKASALASVITVPELMQATKLAFSRSFDFQVYIWAAVLYLMMVETIRRLWGVLELYLTRHLRHRVAPASKPPVVVQA, from the coding sequence ATGAATTTCGAGCTTTTGTCGAATTACGGTCCGAAAATCCTCTGGGGCCTCGTTGTCACGCTCCAGCTTGTCCTGACCTCAGCGCTTATCGGCGCGGTGTTTGCTCTCCCGCTCGCCATTGTGCGCAACAGCAGCTATGCAATTCCTCGCTATTTGGCCAAGGCCTATATCGTCTTCTTTCGCGGAACCCCGCTGCTCGGGCAGATATTCCTGATCTACTATGGTGCAGGTCAGATCCGTTCTGAACTGACAGCCCTTGGAGTCTGGTGGCTGTTCCGGGATGCGTATTTCTGCGCGCTCTTCGCTTTCACCTTGAACACTATCGCCTACCAGGCTGAAATCCTGCGGGGCGCGCTGAGCTCCCTGCCCCGCGGTCAGCTTGAAGCCGCAAACTCACTTGGCCTCAGCCAAACAACGACGTTCTTCCAGATCCTTCTCCCCCAAGCGATGATCATTGCGTTGCGCCCGCTTGGAAACGAGTTGATCCTTTCGTTGAAGGCTTCGGCCCTCGCAAGCGTTATCACTGTTCCTGAGCTGATGCAGGCCACGAAGCTGGCCTTCTCGCGATCGTTTGATTTCCAGGTCTATATATGGGCCGCTGTTCTCTACCTGATGATGGTGGAAACGATCCGTCGGCTGTGGGGCGTTCTCGAATTGTATCTTACCCGACATCTCCGCCATCGTGTCGCGCCGGCTAGTAAGCCGCCGGTTGTCGTGCAGGCGTGA
- a CDS encoding ABC transporter permease, which yields MDLLHLLSLDPEGWGGPLLEGLSLTIRLALATLPFGLLLGLGLALLINGKRKWLAGAATVFATTFRALPELLTLFIIYYGGGMVLQSVSQLLFGVPFGEFSGFIAGMIALGIVFASFASETFVAALRSIPRGQHEAAAALGLSRWRTFASVIGPQLWRLALPGLGNLWFVLLKDTSLVSIISLSDLMRQTNLAVANTKEPLFFYAVACLIYLAVSMISSGAIGLLEARSNRGIVGGR from the coding sequence GTGGATCTTCTTCATTTACTTTCATTAGACCCTGAAGGTTGGGGCGGACCGCTGCTCGAAGGGCTTTCGTTGACGATCAGGCTGGCGCTCGCCACGCTTCCGTTCGGACTTCTGCTCGGCTTGGGTCTCGCACTGTTGATCAACGGCAAGCGGAAATGGCTTGCCGGCGCGGCAACTGTCTTTGCGACGACATTTCGCGCGCTGCCGGAATTGCTCACGCTGTTCATCATCTACTACGGCGGCGGAATGGTCCTGCAAAGTGTTTCACAACTGCTGTTCGGTGTCCCTTTTGGAGAATTCAGCGGATTTATCGCTGGTATGATCGCTCTCGGTATCGTTTTCGCCTCCTTCGCCTCCGAGACATTTGTGGCTGCGCTGCGCTCGATTCCGCGTGGGCAGCACGAGGCTGCCGCAGCCCTTGGTCTGTCGCGGTGGCGCACTTTTGCAAGCGTCATCGGCCCGCAGCTCTGGAGGCTTGCCCTCCCCGGCCTGGGCAATCTTTGGTTCGTGCTCCTTAAAGATACGTCATTGGTCTCCATTATCTCGCTTTCGGATCTAATGCGTCAGACTAATCTTGCCGTCGCGAATACCAAGGAACCGCTGTTTTTCTATGCCGTCGCCTGTCTGATCTATCTCGCCGTCTCGATGATTTCGTCGGGCGCCATAGGCCTGCTTGAAGCGCGATCCAATCGCGGGATTGTGGGAGGCCGTTGA